TTTCTGTACCAAGTTTCTGTACGTACCAAGTTTCTGTACCAAGTTTCTGTACCAAGTTTCTGTACCAAGTTACTGTACCAAGTTACTGTACCAAGTTACTGTACCAAGTTTCTGTACCAAGTTTCTGTACCAAGTTTCTGTACCAAGTTTCTGTACCAAGTTACTGTACCAAGTTACTGTACCAAGTTTCTGTACCAAGTTTCTGTACCAAGTTACTGTACCAAGTTACTGTACCAAGTCACTGTTACCAAGTTACTGTACCAAGTTTCTTTCAGATACTTCCAtagttattttaagttttacacACCAACCCTGTCACCTCTgacaaggctatgacaatacctcgatTCTCGAGACAGATGAGACATAGTATTAAAGAAGAGCTTTCTAGGAAAATTCCATAGAGATAAGACAAGTATCAAGCTATGACCATGAttgaaaaacattaattacaaCAGGGGGATAGGAATCAGAGACAATAACACtttattataaagaaatgtCTTTAATCAATGAACAgtaaaagtttaaatacaattatttgaaactagaaaaaatacttaaaatacagTACGAAGTAACTGTTTATCGAAATTAAATTTTTAGTTAACACTATGAACAAGTTCATGCAAATACAGAATAAGTTAACCAAATAATACCTTTAAAATGAACTGATTTTCAAGTTAAAACATAGGTAAATCAACAgtttatataactattataataatattccAACAGAAATTTAAAAGGGACATTTAAACAGGACATTTCTGTGTCTACTTATACTCATACAAACAGGGTGTGTAATATGTTTAATGacatacaatacaaaaatgAGGATGGATGCAAAATACAAAATGGATTTTTAGAAGGAGAAACTTGATCCAACAATGTGTGTGGCCCTTCTTATCAGTGacaatacaacaaatatatgatacaaACAATCATTATACAACCAATGAAATATAACATGACTTTAAAAatttagttttacaaataaaaaaatcgtaaGTATATACATACTAGTATAAAATGCATCCACTTTCCTGAATGGAGCAACTGACataattagttttaattttaattgacataattgatatttaattgtaattCATATTATTGACATGATTATCAATTGTAATTTACACagtatttaattgtaattgaCAGGACGTAAAAATTGGATAATCATTGCTCCAGCCGTGGACACAAACTCCTGATTTTGTGTATCCATGGTTTTGCTATCATTTCATTAGATAAGTaatgatgaatacatgtattcaagTCCGAGAGCCTTGGTGTCATGTAAATTGTTGTACAGACATTGATATGAAGGGCACATTGCTCATAAGTAGACcattaaagatgtttattttatgtttacagcttattcaaaatcaagtgagaaaataaaaatagaattgtTCAACAAATCTGAAGATGCACCAAATCAAAGACAGGTAATTGTATCTATGGacaacataatttttttatttacttataagcatattttatttctaaaactggccaaattaaaatgaagatGTTCTGAAAATATGATTAcaggtgaaatatatttctaCTGTATTACAACCAAACTTTGACCACACTAAACAGGCCATAAAAGTTTTGTTTACAAGATCTTGACTCTTTTCATTCAAACTTAACCACATAGTTGTTGATTAAGGTCATCCATATAGACAACATAACCTTGTATGCATAGTCAGggaaaaaacatatcaaataagaTTTCAGTcaaccaaataaaaataaaagtcatatctttgtaaatcataaaatattaaataacaattcaTTATGATACAGAAGTAAACATACTTTTCACAACCAAActttaatcataaaacaaaattgctTGGTTTAttcctctttttttttaaataaaagatagaTTATAACTCAGAAAAACGAGATCAGAGTACAGTAAGTTTTCTAATTAAGAGAACACAAccaacttaaaaaatattttctttctgtttttcATCAACAGGGGAAAAACGATCCCCTCAAAACCATCCAAGTTATCTCACTTGTGcggcaaaaaaaaaatgatcatgaTTTGTAATGTTGAATAACAAACActatatacaatgaaaaataacataGCTTGGTACATTACACAGAAAATTATACATGATTAATAAGATTACtgtttctacattttttttctgtgtcATATAACAATCCataatattattacaataaagcTATTTACAAGAATAAGCAGTCCTGATTTTATACTCCccaacaaatatttgttcagtatataattttgacacatgattgatattcatatacatgtacatcgaAAAGCATCTTTGATTGGACATATCTCAACAATTCCTGATACCAGATTCCATTGTTAGTTTTTCTTTTGAATACTTTTTTACGTAAAATAGTGGCTTGTGTAAAGCACCACTGATTATTACgttatacatttttgcgctattttaagtgtattttcaattttgcaatattttcgaCCATAAAAATAGCAGAAGACAGATCACAACacttaaatgaaaagaaaacaatatcacATACATATTGTTCAATAATAAGCATATCAACCATTATCATTCAAATTGtatgctttatattttaaaatttattcgCATCAAACTTTTTCATGCTCGATAGAAATAACTgctcattaaatgaaattattaaaattattggtACTGTTAAACATATCTTCAGAGTATGCTGTAATTGTACGTTGCTTTTGTGTCATGAATCACTTTCATTCcagtttttatacaaaacagcagaaaaaacacattgtatttgaattacaaaacattatatcaCAAGGCTTCTCCGACATACAAAACATTgacaatttcatttgaaaacacaCCAACATATATACACTTGGTGGAGCATGTTTCTCGGTCTTAGTGCTGTGTTCCATGATTTCATAAGTTTAATTCAAAGCTGGCTCTTAAAAATAAGAGGTAGttatacacaaataatacaggataattacaattatcaaataaaaaaataacataccaTCACTAACCTATTCTAATGGGTTTGAAAAAATTTCTCCACTTATTTTGCCCAAAAAATCAATACAACTATTTATAAAAGTAACATCAATTTACCAAGTTATGTTCGAAATGACACCACTCGGGGCGTAAATAAGACAAAACAATTCATTTGTACTCAGTGCACAAAAAAATCTTGGCATTCAGACAACTTCTTACAATATACACCAAACATATAGCCCTTTTCTTTTGTGGTACagttttaagacaaaaataatacaaagacACATTGTAAACATGATTCAATTTAAACTCTATTTCTCTTGATTATGAACTTATGGCCTTAAAATGTAGTTGATTTCTTGTTCCCATAGTGACAGcagaatttgttttaatttatgaatCTAAATggagaaatatatatttgacaaaagacatatatatgaaataaaactatttaaccATCTTATTTTTCTTCAGACGCTATTTCTATGCCAACAAGTAATCATATTTGTCCATATTTATGAATGGAATGTTTTACAACGAAGGAGTCAGCCAAAAAAAGGTCAACTTGTGAATCCACCTTCCATTCACAATGTCAAACCTAAGTTCAGATCTCTATACCTTTTCACATTCTGTAACGTTCAAGAAAGTGTATGGCTAATATCGAAAGAACGGAAGAAATCAGTTACATGGGACACGttaatttctgtttaataaatagCTATATAGTGACTCAATACAGTTGGTTGTGCTAGTGCAACTGGCTGTGCCTTTCCATTCTCTATATACACTCGTGAGGTATCACAATCTGCTATATTGTCTtccagtgaccttgacctttcaatATGACCATTAGGGTAAAGGTCATAACTGTTCTATTCACATTCCCAAATAACTCTTAATGAAACTAGTCAAATAGTCGAAACAAGATTTCTAAGAAAATTACAATTTTCAAACTACAACTGTTAAGTTCTGCAGTGAAATTAAATTTGTGTTTCCATTGTGaccaaattttaatatttaaataacttgacAGCAGAGATGTAGAACAACAATCTCTTTGTCCAGAAAAGATGAAAGATTTGAAACACTTAAGAgcatatttcactgttttacaCAACACAGAATCTTcaaatgattgaaaaacaaCAGGTGTTGTATACAAAACCGTGAAACATCATCTTTGAATGATCGAACTCTTTGGTTACATAAGAAATGTGAATAGGGCTACCATGACTGTGTTATACTGGCTTTACTTTTCATTGGAATCTGTCCCCTTCAGCCCTATGTAGGTCTGTTCAATGTTTGTTCCAATTGCATTGTATAACAGTCACAGATCTTAAGCATCCAATCTTTTACCCTTGCAATCCAAAAAACACGATTTCTTATGATCTTTGAGATAATCAGCACTTCTTTAACTCTTAATTTTTCATATCTAAAAACAATTCTTACGAATCAAAGAAGACAACTCCTTCTTGTTCTGTTGTGAGTGAGTTAGTACAACGGATAAAAATGGCACAAACTCGTATTTGTACAAAAAATCACCTAGTTCAGTAAACTGATTCTAAACAACCAAATAAAAAGTCCATTAGATTCCTGGACCAGTAAATTGAAACCTGTCTAGTAAAATACCcggtatttgaaaaaaatcttaacagatttttatattgatgattAACAGATAAAGATATTATCATGATTTCGAAAATCTACTTGACGATCCCAAATATTCGTcattattacatattaaaaacaGAATTCGAAAAACTATTTGGTAACATAAGTTTCAGTAATCATGATTATTACATATAACAGATTACAGATTAACTACACACTGTCCGGACCTGTTCAAGCATAGAATTCCTTGTCCGGGGCTTTTGTGTACGAATAATTCTGGTATTTCTGCTCGTCGAGTGGGTAGCTTCCCTCGTCCTTTTTCCTCATACGGTACACGATAAACATCACCAGTAGGACCATACATAACAACCCTACCACTGCGCCTCCGATCACAGCTGCAATACAAAGTATCGAAAGTTTTAGAATGGTCattaatatcatattatcaCTTTGAAACCCCACTTCACTGAACCATACAAGACAACCCAACAATGGTcaccattttattatattacatttttttttaatccacATTGAGTGAACGATGGAAAAGAGACATACAACCCTGGGCCAAATTTCTCAAACAATCTTATGTCCCTCGTAACAGGATGAAGCTAagcccaatattttgttttggtagACTTTGAAATGAGCGTTACTTATACTAGTGATCTAACATACGACTGTTACACAACCAGATTTAAAGGAAACAGGAGCCATGTAGCTGACACCATCATTTGTCTGTATTTTTGTCAACCAAGGGGCATAACCCATATATTATTAACATCACAGTTAGGGGTCTTCCTatagtatatacatatacaacGTCTCTCTCAACATGTaaaccaagttttatttgaatattttgaacaatttttgagttatggccaagcaCAACACCattgacaacaacaacacaaataataTGACACATCCtagacttttttatttgaaaaacagacatatccataaaaaaatgtttctgtcattttttattaGAATAAAATTTAGTCTTGGATATCAAATCATGGCTATGGGAACCTAAAAAACACAGGAAATACAATTACATAGGTTGATAGTGATATGTGTCCAAAGTCAAGATGGACCATTATTTTGTGATCTTAAAGATGTGCTACAAAAATTCTATGAATAAATCAAGCCTTTCATGTGCCATTGTCCAGCtactgtattttgtattttaggGAAATTTTGTGTTGAAAAGCAGCACTAACTCAGTCAAAAAAGGTAGTTTGTAACCACAGTCCAACATTGATTTTACGGTGGTTAACATGTAttcaaataatgacaaaacCAACTGAttgaccgacaagctcactcctacaTACCCCCCACAACTTTGTTTTGCTGTTGTATAACTAGTATTTTTTCCCCGACTACAATCCCAGATAGCAGTTTGGAGCTCTAACTTTACAAACTGACATTTACTTGACATTCCCATTGCGTCAATGGCATGTAAACTGTGGAAGACTGCTCTTTCATTCTCACCTTCCACAtctaaatatgacatttttcGAAACATCCTCCGTAcagatgataataaaaaaaactcttaaaCTTTTCTTTCAATGTCACCTTTCCAACATCTTTTAAATTACGAAACAATCGCCTTAAAGATAATAACCTCTTGAAATCCTCTTTCAATCTCCCCTCACCCACGTTAGATAATAACTGATCTGTGTCTACATATAGGTACATGAACATGCACTGATTAACAATCAAAGTACCGAACTAACCTGCTACCGAACCAACCTGTTACCGAACTAACCTGTTACTGAACTAACCTGATATTGAACTAACCTGTTACCGAACTTACCTGTTACTGAACTAACCTGTTACCGAACTAACCTGTTACTGAACTAACCTGATATCGAACTAACCTGTTACCGAACTAACCTGTTACCGAACTAACCTGTTACCAAACTAACCTGTTACCGAACTAACCTGTTACCGAACTAACCTGATATCGAACTAACCTGTTACCGAACTAACCTGTTACCGAATTAACCTGTTACCGAACTAACCTGTTACCGAACTAACCTGTTACCGAACTAACCTGTTACCGAACTAACCTGTTACCGAACTAACCTGTTACCGAACTAACCTGTTACTGAACTAACCTGTTAGAATGCCTTGCTTGCCACCTTAGGCATACAGTAAGTGGGCTTGTTTTTTTTCCAGGACAATTTGACCCATACCTATGTCTACGCAAATGTACATGAACATTATAACAACCCTGGCACCATTCATACCTGCTTTAAGTCTTCTCCTTGCAAGTAAGGTTTACTtgttatgtgtgtgtttttttgggAATACTTGCTGAGGTACATGTCTACACAAATGAGAACAAACCCGGGCCATACATACCTGCTAAAAGGCCTGGCCTCGCAAGTAAGGTTTGCTCTTCATGTTTTGTCGGGGAATACGCGCCCAAATTGTTGTTCTCCTTGTAGTTTTCGCCACCACTTTCTTCATCCAATACGATCTCTGAAATATCAGCAGGGTGCCTTTATGTACTTGTGTACTTGAGGatttatttctgtgtttttgCAGTAATCTATAAATTGCTTCTTGAGATTGTTCTACAGAGTGCCTGCAGTATTAATGCTCTTCTCTATAGCAAAACATGCAGAAATCTACATAAAtgattatgtataaaaaatgataaatgttaacatacacaaataattaacataacatGAGTAATAAACATAGGAATAACTGTATAACGATAACGTATCGCTCAAGTCCCAGTTGGAGCATatctaaatatataatgaaaataaacagatCCTTTTTCAATGCTTTATTTGTACTAAGgccttaaaaaaaattgtttggttagggttacatccttttcaaaaataggtatggtaggtaggctttttttatttttttattaggctttatattagaatgtcattttcatcattggacaatggtgttaaagttatcttctatataagcaattgaggttttaaactacatattgaaaagcaaaaaaaaaagaaaaaaaaaaaaaaactaaaaaaaataattagttttttttttttttttcaaactgactataaaaacggtagggtcggcgcctattccgtaggtaaggtcgggtaacccaaaccaaatgtttgtttttttaggcctaagttaCATTAGGTTTCAATCACCAAACATACAAAGTtggtatgtatttataatcatattatttttttcatcaatcaAATAGGAATATTTGACTATCTTATGCATTTTAAGTTTAAGAAGGCCAATGTCTCTATGAGGGAAGAAGGGTGCTATCAattaaaggacagggtgcaCCACTCCTCCATTACCCTTAAGCTTAAACCCTAGCATACATTATAACAGGTACAAATGTACATGCAGGATCATAGTGCACTAAGAGAACTTATAGTGAACATTTCATAGTGGTCAGAGTAGTGTCAGAAATTTGTAACAAATGGTACTAACATTTATCAGacttttacaaacatttcaCATTTTGTAATGAGCTTCATTATTTCTTACTAAATCAATCACAAATTGAAGTAGTTTAAATGGGAAGATTAATTATGGTGAGAAATTAAGGATgggtttgttttaaaagaagagAAATACGGCAAATTGGTACAAGATCACGAAATGAAAGGCTAGAAGGATGTATTTTCAGTATTGGACTATGGCAATATCAGTATCAATATTTGATGTTGACCATTTAGATTgatttttcaattataattgatcatctgAACAACACTATGTCACACTAATACAGTGCAACACTAACAATGGATAAGGCCAGGGGCATAAACAGTGAGCCATCAATCGCTTCAGAGATGCAAACTTTTCATCATTAACTATTGATTCTTGCAGCATACCTGGCTCATTAGGATCCCCGGGACTAATAACAACAGGCGGAACATCATCGTCTGGTGGGAGATAAGAGATGGGCTTGCCTTCTGAGATGACTTTCGGTGGCTCGGTGGCTTCTGGGGTTTTCATCCCGACTGAAACGAAATCTCATTTATTATAACTTTGGTTCCGCAAACCTGAATTGTTGTATTACTGCCTGGCTTAAACAAGAGAATTGCAAGGGGATGATGACACTCGTCTAGTCACTCAAGGTGATACATTTTTTACTCTACTATGTTAAAGTCAAGAGGGAACATGTTTCAAGGTTAATGTGAATATATATACCAGGGATAGCAACGTGTATACTTGAGTACTTTATCAATCGTCGGAGTACTCGGATACCAATTTACTTCTACCAAAACCATAgatggaaataataaatataacgcTAACCCATGTACATGAACACGTCTCTTCCGAAAACCAATACAAGTTTTTCAGTACTCAGAGGATTATTTGAGTACACGAGTACCGGTCTTACTATGCTATGCCATCCCTTATAcatacattcataaatgatgtttATTCTGGATGTACaagattatgtttttttgtatggCAAAGGCAACACCAGGgttataacaaaaaacaaactttaagtGACTTATATCAGTTTGTGAGTGCTGGTCTTACAATCgaatttaaataaagaagatCAGACCTACAGGTAACTTTTTACATTAAGTGCATTCTAAGCCCAAAGGCAAAGTGTTGTCAAGTGTAATGTACACCTTGgtttcattcaataaagtatAATGGCGATCGTTGTAGTCTACTGGCACATTGAATTGCaagcatatatgtattatacatcCACGATAGGTTTGATTCTAAATGTAACACTTAATCTATTCAAAACACCGAACAGCGCTTTGTAAAACTAAACGCATGTCAAGGGAAATCACCGCATTGGAGTTGAAATGACACTGACAGTCTAGCATTATCTTCTCATCATAGTAACAGCCCTTATAAAAATTTGAGTTTGTACcaattagaaaaaatatttgatttaatatcataattaatatcTTTAAGCGTTTCATGCCAATAGGGACCGTAACCTGTAGCTCAGGAAAGCTAATCTTACTAAGCACCTACCATTTTCACAATTGGGCATTGCTGTGGCAGAGCTGTTGCGGAGTGTTTTTGGTATCTCATTACCCATCTTGTCGACGCACCAACACTCTCGCTCAAAGCACTGCAAGGGCTCGTACTCCCCTGCGAGCGAGCACTTAGGCTTGTAAGCTCCCAGGAGACCCTGGCTGTGCTGCACGAGCTGGAACACGCATGTGCTCAGGTTCTCACCTGAAAGGGATCAGTAAGATATTCATGGGTTTTCTCAACTTAACTACACTTCCAACATGTTATATAACCTAACATTCAGGCTTAACAGCAGGCTTATCAAACAGACAATGCAATATATTGGCATTTTCACTGCTTAACCACATCATATGTTTAATACTTAACCCTTAAACCTCCTACTTATTCAAAGTATGTGTCTCAAATACTTTTTGATGCTTAAGATATGTGGCcacattcatttttcatttctaatgaaaaaatggcaaaaatggccattttacaactgtaaaccaatttttgtataaactatagtaaaatgacacattttgtATCAATCTAccagtatattatacaaggCTCATGTCAGaatcttatcaaaatatatattacattaatatgttttcacTCATCTTTTCCATATTTGCAGTGATAAAAAAAACCTTGGTGGACCTACACCTTATAACTTCTATGACAATAAGGAAGGACTGTTATTGTATAACATTAACTTTCCACTTACCAAAACTACCCCTGAATACACTGGATGTATAAACAATCGAGGCGTATATGTCTcaatatagataaaaaaaacaacatcactAACCGAAGTCACAATCAGGATGTTTTGGTGCCGACATGCGCGTGCCAGTGATTTCCACACCATTGGGGTCAACACACCAACAGTATTTCCCCTTCGAAGTGATGTCCACGGTACACTGCTGCTTCTTGAAGGCTCCATCAGATTCACAATCAGGAACAAAGGCTGCACGATTCATGGCTGTGTTTCGAAGATTCTCACATGGGGTCAACTGCCGGGCTGGTGTGGTTGGGATGTCAATGTCGATATCTTCCTCAGTTGTAGAGGGCTCTGAAATGggcaaaatgtatttaacaacAATGTTCAGACACTTGTTTAATGAAAGTATGATTTGTGGGCGTAATGATAATAGAAAATCAATTCCGAGGTTTTAGCATAAGCCCGGTATAAAGTCAACCAGGCTTCCTTCTCTACAGCTGTTGCTGGGATTTCTACAGTTCTATAAGCCAAAAATTAATGTCAAGATTTAAATAACTGACCTACAccatatttcttaatttcatgtttttacaGCATCAAACTATGTGGAATATAAATCTGGGACAGAACATTCATTTCATCCATATACATATTCTCAGAAAGTCCCCTCTCACAATTTACTTTCCATCAGCCTTGCCTTTAGTTTCCGACCAACCAACcaaaaatacaatattcataAACATCACAACATTTCCTGCTTGACTCAATTCAATTTACTGGGCAATTGACAGCTATAAAACCAGTATCTGCCGTACTGTCTTTTCTACATGAGAAAGCTTCTACATATAACCATAAATATGCTTGAGTTTTAGATAAGGTTTTCCCTTTCTACATCAGTCACAAAAAATGCCAGTAacattactttttctttttcatctaTATTCATCTATATTAAATTTCCAAGCAAAACATTCACATGCCCATATATTGCAGAGAAATAGGCACTGCATCAGTGGTCGAAAAAAAGCACAAGCCTCGTTGAAAGATCAGCACTGTTAAAAAgctttctgggcttgctcaaattcgaGATTTTATATTGAGGGgcttgtttaatttatttatggCATGCTCTTGTACAGGGAATCGGGCATGTTCATCCTAAAGCCTAATTGTGATAACTGCTGTGTATCTTTTTCCCATCAAGGTTTCATACTGCTGTGTATCTTTTTCCCATCAAGGTTTCATcacattattttcaaagtttgaatCTAAATCTTGCTCTTCaaatcaaatgatatcaattaAACCTCAAGGCAATCAGACCCAACCTCCCTACCCTGATCACTCTCATCTCCCCATTGATAAGCATGTTACAAGAGTGCCCCAACACAGGCCACCTTCAAATGggcattattttaacttttattgaaGTCTTGATTAacaacatcattgttaacttttaaaggtgaaatatttgatgatttgctaacattataaatatgaacaagcacatctgaaacagttgtcc
This genomic stretch from Mya arenaria isolate MELC-2E11 chromosome 10, ASM2691426v1 harbors:
- the LOC128205610 gene encoding uncharacterized protein LOC128205610 isoform X2; the protein is MKSLLLWIGVCVLLLAVQIEANSGSGVTPVNPGHEDDEDNDIEDYSGDEFPDVDIDGNDDEDTDNTDITFNEKEKEKDKKPLPVTDDEDEDEDDLNVGSGSGDFEATTTEEPSTTEEDIDIDIPTTPARQLTPCENLRNTAMNRAAFVPDCESDGAFKKQQCTVDITSKGKYCWCVDPNGVEITGTRMSAPKHPDCDFGENLSTCVFQLVQHSQGLLGAYKPKCSLAGEYEPLQCFERECWCVDKMGNEIPKTLRNSSATAMPNCENVGMKTPEATEPPKVISEGKPISYLPPDDDVPPVVISPGDPNEPEIVLDEESGGENYKENNNLGAYSPTKHEEQTLLARPGLLAAVIGGAVVGLLCMVLLVMFIVYRMRKKDEGSYPLDEQKYQNYSYTKAPDKEFYA
- the LOC128205610 gene encoding uncharacterized protein LOC128205610 isoform X1, with amino-acid sequence MKSLLLWIGVCVLLLAVQIEANSKNTQKFWDLFSSSTNEAASSNNQDDLVLEEEGSGVTPVNPGHEDDEDNDIEDYSGDEFPDVDIDGNDDEDTDNTDITFNEKEKEKDKKPLPVTDDEDEDEDDLNVGSGSGDFEATTTEEPSTTEEDIDIDIPTTPARQLTPCENLRNTAMNRAAFVPDCESDGAFKKQQCTVDITSKGKYCWCVDPNGVEITGTRMSAPKHPDCDFGENLSTCVFQLVQHSQGLLGAYKPKCSLAGEYEPLQCFERECWCVDKMGNEIPKTLRNSSATAMPNCENVGMKTPEATEPPKVISEGKPISYLPPDDDVPPVVISPGDPNEPEIVLDEESGGENYKENNNLGAYSPTKHEEQTLLARPGLLAAVIGGAVVGLLCMVLLVMFIVYRMRKKDEGSYPLDEQKYQNYSYTKAPDKEFYA